Proteins from a single region of Callithrix jacchus isolate 240 chromosome 12, calJac240_pri, whole genome shotgun sequence:
- the SOX8 gene encoding transcription factor SOX-8 translates to MLDMSEARAQPPCSPSGTASSMSHVEDSDSDAPPSPTGSEGLGPAGGAAGGARGDTAEAVDERFPACIRDAVSQVLKGYDWSLVPMPVRGGGGGALKAKPHVKRPMNAFMVWAQAARRKLADQYPHLHNAELSKTLGKLWRLLSESEKRPFVEEAERLRVQHKKDHPDYKYQPRRRKSAKAGQSDSDSGAELGPHPGSGSVYKADAGLGDAHHHGDHTGQTHGPPTPPTTPKTELHQAGAKPELKLEGRRAADGGRQNIDFSNVDISELSSEVMGTMDTFDVHEFDQYLPLGGPAPPEPGQAYGGTYFHAGASPVWAHKGAPSTSTSPTETGPPRPHIKTEQPSPGHYGDQPRGSPDYGSCSGQASVPPAAPTGPFTGAQGDYSDLQASSYYGAYPGYAPGLYQYPCFHSPRRPYASPLLNGLALPPAHSPTSHWDQPLYTTLTRP, encoded by the exons ATGCTGGACATGAGCGAGGCCCGCGCCCAGCCGCCCTGCAGCCCGTCCGGCACTGCCAGCTCCATGTCGCACGTGGAGGACTCGGACTCGGACGCGCCGCCGTCGCCCACCGGCTCCGAGGGCCTGGGCCCCGCAGGGGGCGCAGCGGGGGGCGCCCGGGGCGACACGGCGGAGGCGGTGGACGAGCGCTTCCCGGCCTGCATCCGCGACGCCGTGTCGCAGGTGCTCAAGGGCTACGACTGGAGCTTGGTGCCCATGCCAgtgcgcggcggcggcggcggcgcgctcAAGGCCAAGCCGCACGTGAAGCGGCCCATGAACGCCTTCATGGTGTGGGCGCAGGCGGCACGCCGCAAGCTGGCAGACCAGTACCCGCACCTGCACAACGCGGAGCTCAGCAAGACGCTGGGCAAACTGTGGCG TTTGCTGAGCGAAAGCGAGAAGCGGCCCTTCGTGGAGGAGGCCGAGCGGCTGCGCGTGCAGCACAAGAAGGACCACCCGGACTACAAGTACCAGCCGCGGCGCAGGAAGAGCGCCAAGGCCGGCCAGAGCGACTCAGACTCGGGGGCCGAGCTGGGACCCCACCCGGGCAGTGGTTCCGTGTACAAGGCTGACGCGGGGCTGGGAGACGCGCACCACCACGGCGACCACACAG GGCAGACCCACGGGCcgcccaccccacccaccacccccaAGACGGAGCTGCACCAGGCGGGTGCCAAGCCGGAGCTGAAGCTGGAGGGGCGCCGGGCGGCGGACGGCGGACGCCAGAACATCGATTTCAGCAACGTGGACATCTCGGAGCTCAGCAGCGAGGTCATGGGCACCATGGACACTTTTGACGTCCACGAATTCGACCAGTACCTGCCCCTGGGCGGCCCTGCCCCGCCTGAGCCCGGCCAGGCCTATGGGGGCACCTACTTCCACGCTGGGGCATCCCCCGTGTGGGCCCACAAGGGCGCCCCGTCGACCTCCACATCGCCCACCGAGACGGGCCCCCCTCGGCCGCACATTAAGACAGAGCAGCCGAGCCCTGGCCACTACGGCGACCAGCCCCGAGGCTCGCCCGACTATGGCTCCTGCAGCGGCCAGGCCAGCGTCCCCCCTGCCGCCCCCACCGGCCCCTTCACCGGTGCCCAGGGCGACTACAGTGACCTGCAGGCCTCCAGCTACTACGGCGCCTACCCTGGCTACGCGCCTGGCCTCTACCAGTACCCCTGCTTCCACTCGCCACGCCGGCCCTACGCCTCGCCCCTGCTCAACGGCCTGGCCCTGCCGCCCGCCCACAGCCCCACCAGTCACTGGGACCAGCCGCTGTACACCACCCTGACCAGGCCCTGA